The nucleotide window TTGAGGACGAGTTTCACGCCACGCTGAGACACGACCGCCCGTACACGCTCAGTATGGCGAACGGAGGCCCCGGCACCAACGGCTCACAGTTTTTCATCACTGTTGTTCCAACCGTAAGTTTCCTCATCAGCAGTTCAcagtgtcaaaacaaacaaactcaacaGAAGCCCCTTTTAAATATGCACATAAAACGCACATTTTGGGGcaaatttttttcttgttcttttcacagatttcttgttAAACTCTTAgtcatttcttctgttgttgctcatcaccttcttcccgtgtttttgaatgaaCTAAAGCTAATTTCAGGTCTCAAAttgttaaatgaataatttgatTGCGCTTCCGTCTTTGCTGAGCaagttttttgtgaaattagGAAGAAATATAAGCCTGCTGAGTTGAGTGATTGAAGTATAATAATAACCCGGGCTGTTCACTGAAGTTTTaccatactttaaaaaaaacttcacatttctttttttctgatttttttttcttttgaatctTAAAATCGTACTTGGAACCGATATCAGaacaaaaataagtgaaattagaatccaaaactgacattttttcagtgGTAACATTAAGTTGTAAgactgtttaaaataattatgtgtAATTAGTGTATAATATACAGTAGatgtatgtaatatatatgtatgtaggTAACAGGATGTCTTTTTGAAGCTTATTATTAAAACAAGGATATTTATTAGAAACCCATTGCTGGTGGAGCCtgtaacagaaacaaaacatttggcGTCTTTGCTCTAAATCCTTATTTTCCAGCTCACTGCTGTTCTCCAGCTGTGCCGCTGCATCTGTCGCTGGCACCAGATTCCAAAAATCTTGCGAGCAATTTTCCTATAAAGGTCCTGTCGTGTCTGCGTACAGCTGcaacgttaaaaaaaacacatcttcagCACATAGATGTTGATGAACATCACAGATTCAGAGTCTGAAAATGGATGAAAAGACGTTGTTTTGTGATCGTGAtgaatgtgtgtctgcatgtttcaCTCAGCCTTGGCTCGACAACAAGCACACTGTGTTTGGAAGGTGTACGAAGGGCATGGAGGCCGTCCAGAGGATCTCCAATGTCAAAGTCAACCCCAAGACGGACAAACCGTACGAAGACATCAGCATCATCAACATCACCATAAAGTGACCGGATGTCTCCGTCAGCTCCTGTACAGTCCTGTTTTTTTACCAGTTATTAAAGAACGCTTCGAGTCAAACTGCACCGAGAGTTATTTggcaaaagaagaagaaaccagGCCGACAAATCAGGTCAATTAGTTTATTTTACAGCAACACATTATGAATAATTTACAAAAGCCGTCATCAAGTCCACTGGTAACAAAGGTTCGGATGCGCGTTGTGCTTctatgtttcaaaaacaaatggaaatgttttcacagactgtgGAAAGGCTTTTGAACACGTGcaggttttttatttgtatttttatacataGATACATGTAGTAAACATTACATAGCAATGAATAAAGATGAACTCAAAGTCAAACGATGGATCCTCAATAACGAGACGAGTGTCAGTGTTAGGTTTCACTAAGTTTCACATTAACTGAAGGCTGCTGATTAAAGGTACCGTCCCGTAAGCACTCCAGACACAAACAGGACTCGtcagatgtttaaatattttctcagtGAGATTAATACTCAAAGAGTCCACtaagaaacagcagaaagttTATTTTGCTCCCAATGAAAACTGGTAGTGAGGCAGAAAAACAAGTGCATTCAACAAATTCTGCGTGCAAAACGGAGGCAGAATCGGTGCGTTAAAAACTTCTCACAACAGCCTCGTATCAAAGTAACACCCCCCGCTCATAAATAAGTTCAGTAAACAGTTTGTTCTGTAACAGAAAACATCCAAACTGGTGCGCCATCTCAAGACCAGCTGTGGCGTTAAATAGGTTCatagacacttaaaaaaaacaacaaaaaatataacttAAAGACCCCATGAAACATCCACTGCTATTGCTTACATTAGATATGAAGGCAAAGTGAGAGGAGAGCCGAAATCTGAAGTCTGAGGGGTTTGTTAGTGAGCGTCTGTGTCCCCACTCACCTGCAGATATACTGAATGTTGCTAAAAAGTCGTCAGGATTATACGATGTCGTCCGAGTATACTGAATCAACAGAAGGTACGAAAATCACTACAACACAGACTACCCTGCATTTACCTACTGTCACATATGGAGGCGGCTCTGATGAGAGAAAATACAGATGAATTCACTCTGTCGGGGCACACGGagcatttttaacatgaaactggaCCCAAATCAGCGAGCTATAGATGCAGGATAAACAGATTGtctctgggggaaaaaaaaaggttagaatAGTAGAAATGAAGCGTTGGGTTAGACTGAAAGCTGCCTTAGAAAAGAAGCAGTGGGGagtttgtagttttgtgtcgTTTCCATGATGTGAAGCGAGAGAACGTATTTacatcttttgttttctttgctcacGTTGGTGCGCGAAGAAGGAAAGATGAGGCTCAAAGCCGCAGTCTGTTAGCTGATGGGCGGGGCTCAGAGGCTGAGGGGGGTCAGGGGAgagtcaatgtgtgtgtgtgtgtgtggagcagtGTGACATCATTTAGGCTACGTCCAGGACGCCGGCGGCCACCAGCTGCCTG belongs to Plectropomus leopardus isolate mb unplaced genomic scaffold, YSFRI_Pleo_2.0 unplaced_scaffold23414, whole genome shotgun sequence and includes:
- the LOC121966184 gene encoding peptidylprolyl isomerase domain and WD repeat-containing protein 1-like; translation: MIQTGDPTGTGMGGESIWGGEFEDEFHATLRHDRPYTLSMANGGPGTNGSQFFITVVPTPWLDNKHTVFGRCTKGMEAVQRISNVKVNPKTDKPYEDISIINITIK